The segment GCCCGCGGGGCTGGCGGTAGGGATCCTGGGCGCGGTGTGGCCTCCGCTGGGATGGCTCAGTGGGGCGGTGGTAGAGCCCCTGGTGGCCTTCGTGGTCTCCGTGGCGCGTGCGACGTCGCGGTTGCCCGGTATCGTGACCGCGATCCCCGGGCCTCCCGTATGGACTGTGGCCCTTGGGGTTGCCCTCCTCCTGGTGGTTGTCCGAAGCCTGCAGGCTCCCGTGCGACGGGAGACCGTGGTGGCGGGCTTGGCCGTGTTCCTGGCGGGTGGCATGGCGGTACAGGCATTTCAGGATCTCCGGCCCGATCCACACCTGCGGGTGGTGTTCCTGGACGTGGGGGGCGGGGACAGCATCGTGGTGCGCGGGCCGGGGGGGCGCACCCTGGTGGTGGACGGTGGGCCCAATGGGCGGGCCCTTGTGCGGTTTCTGGAACGGGAGGGGGTGCGGCGGATTGAGGGCGTTGTCCTTAGCCATCCCCACGCGGACCACGTGGCAGGACTCCTTCCCCTGTTGGAGAACTTCGCGGTATCGGCGGTGGTGGACGCGGGCTACCCCCACCCGGCTCCACCCTACCAGGCGTTCCTGCGGGCGGTGCGAAGGCGGGGGATCGCGTACCGCCGGGCCCGGCGGGGGATGACGGTGCGGATTTCGGAGGATGTGGTGGCGCGGGTGCTCTGGCCGGAGGACCGGTTCATCGGGGGCCGCTCGCCAGTGAATGAGAACTCCGTGGTGATCCGGCTGCGGTATCGGGAGCGGAGCGTGCTGCTCCCCGGGGATGTGGAGGAGAACGCGGAAGCCGCGCTTGTGCGCTCCGGCGAGGACCTGCGGGCGGACGTGCTCAAGATCCCGCACCAGGGCAGTCGGACCAGCAGTACGGAGGAGTTCCTGCGGGAGGTCGCTCCCCGGATCGCGGTGCTCTCCGTGGGAGCCCGTAACCCCTTCGGGCACCCGCATCCTCAGATCCTGCGGCGTTACGCGCGGCTCGGGGTTCGGGTGTATCGGACCGATGAGGAGGGAGCGGTGACGGTGATCACCGACGGGAGGCGCCTATGGGTGGAGACCATGAGGTCGAGGTGAGACGGCGCGGGGTGGTGGACCGCATCGAGGAAGAGGTGGCCGTGGTGTTCCTGGAGGACGGGAACGCTGCCTTCCTGCCCCGGACGGTGCTGCCTCCCGGGAGCATGGAAGGGAGCGACATCGAGCTCACGGTGCGGCTGCGGACGACCCGGGAGCGGAGATCCGGCCGCCGGATCCCGGAGCGGTCCGAGGATGGTCCATGAGCGGATCCGCCGCGCGCCGGGTGATGGTCCTGGTGGGGGAGGAGGAGTGGCTGGTGGAAGAGGCGGTCGAGGAGGCCGTGCGCCGCCACCTCCCGCCGGAAGTCCGCTCCCTCAACCTGGACCAGCTGGACGCGCAGGAAACTCCCATCGAGGAGATCCTTGTCCGGGCCGACACCCTCCCCTTCTTCGGGGGTTGCCGGGTGGTGGTGGTGCGCAACGTGGATCGCCTCCCCGCTCCTGCGCAGGAACGCCTGGCCGCTTATCTGGAATCCGGCGTGCCGCCCTGCGTGCTCGTGCTTACCGCGCGCACCCTGGATCGGCGCCGTCGCCTGGCCGCGGTTCTTCAAAGGGTGGCGGAGGTACGGACCTTCGATCGGCTGGAGCCGGAGGCGCTGGTGCCCCTGCTCCAGCGACGCGCTCAGGGGATACGCAAGCACCTTTCCCGGGAAGCCGCCTGGGCCTTGGTGACCCTCGCGGGGAGGAGCCTCCGGAGCCTACTGCTGGAGTTGGAGAAGCTGGCCGCATACACGGGGGACCGTGCGGAAATCCGGTTGGAGGACGTGCGGGAGGTGGTCGTAGAGGGAGGCGAGGTCTCCGTCTTCGAACTGGTGGAGGCGGTGGCCTGGGGGGACGCTTCCCGTGCCCTCCAGTCCCTCCACACACTGGCCGCGGACCAGAATCCAGTAGCCCTCGTGGCGCTCCTCGCGGGACACTTCCGGGCCCTGCTCGCTACGGGAGCCCTGGGACCGGGGGCTCGGCCGGAGCAGGTGCGCTCAGCCCTGGGCAACCGCGCCTGGCTGTACCCCCGGTACCTGGACCAGCTCCGTCGGATGCGGGGGGTGAATCTGGGAGTGGCCTACCAGGAGCTGGTGGAGGCGGATCGGCAGCTGAAGAGCACGGGCCTCCCGTCCCGGGTGGTGCTGGAGTGTCTGGTGGTACGGTTGACGCGGAACCTGCGGGGTTTTCCCACCTCATGAGGCGGCCTGGAGGGTCTTCTGGAGCGCCCGCATGAGCCGGGACTTCCTCCGGGCCGCGGTGTTCCTATGGATGATGCCCTTCGCGGCGGCCTTGTCGATGGCCTGGATCGCCTGCCGCACAGCTTCGGGGGTTCTCAGCTCCCGGGCCTTCTTCGTCAGGGTCCGGATCCGGGATCTCCATGCCCGGTTGCGCAGGGTGCGTTTGAGGGTCTGGCGCTGCCGCTTCAGGGCCGAGGGTGTGCGCTTGGCCATCCCGGGACCTCCACCTCCTCCGTGTTCTGGCGCATTGTACCATAGTCGGGATGGCAGATGCGCATCCCCGCTCCTTCGCGCGGGCTGCGGCCCTCATGGGGGTGGCCGCGGTC is part of the Armatimonadota bacterium genome and harbors:
- a CDS encoding DUF3006 domain-containing protein — translated: MRRRGVVDRIEEEVAVVFLEDGNAAFLPRTVLPPGSMEGSDIELTVRLRTTRERRSGRRIPERSEDGP
- the rpsT gene encoding 30S ribosomal protein S20, which produces MAKRTPSALKRQRQTLKRTLRNRAWRSRIRTLTKKARELRTPEAVRQAIQAIDKAAAKGIIHRNTAARRKSRLMRALQKTLQAAS
- the holA gene encoding DNA polymerase III subunit delta; translation: MSGSAARRVMVLVGEEEWLVEEAVEEAVRRHLPPEVRSLNLDQLDAQETPIEEILVRADTLPFFGGCRVVVVRNVDRLPAPAQERLAAYLESGVPPCVLVLTARTLDRRRRLAAVLQRVAEVRTFDRLEPEALVPLLQRRAQGIRKHLSREAAWALVTLAGRSLRSLLLELEKLAAYTGDRAEIRLEDVREVVVEGGEVSVFELVEAVAWGDASRALQSLHTLAADQNPVALVALLAGHFRALLATGALGPGARPEQVRSALGNRAWLYPRYLDQLRRMRGVNLGVAYQELVEADRQLKSTGLPSRVVLECLVVRLTRNLRGFPTS